CGCTGGCCGGAAGCATGATGGGGGCATAATTGTCGCAGCCATGCAGCATGCGCTCGACCACGGCGGGGTGCACCACCGGCGGGCCGCCGTCTGTCTCCTTGTCTACCCCGATCGGACGCGGGCCGTATCGGTACATGACTGCCGCGCCGCTGCGCGAGTCGTGGATCGGGCCGATCGCCGATTGATAGACCCTGAAGTGATTGATCCGGCCCGGCTGAAACCGAAGCTCGTGCTCGACCTGCTCGGCCATCCACACCAGGGGCACATAGGAGAGCGCGCCGTCAGGATAGCCGCCGCCGACGTCGGAGTGGACGCCGGCGAACCAGACTTCCTTGATCCGCGCATCCTTCTCATCGGTTTGCTCCGGATGCTCGAACCTGATCGGGTGAAAGGTGGTGCGCTCGTCGTCGAGCGACAGGGCATGCCGCGCGCGCACGACCCGGTCTGAAAGCCTGCGATTGCGAAACGAGATCGGCCAGATGGCCCAATCGATCGCGGTGCGAAGCTCTTCAATGGGAACGCCGAATGCTTCCACCGTGTCGAACAGGCCGAGGAATTTGATGGGGACGACTTTGCGTCCCCTGTCCTTGTCCCTGCTCTCTTCGTCATTCATTGCGGCGCGCACCTTGTTGTAGGAGCGGTGCCGCAGGACGGCGTGATACAAGGCGAGGGCGGTGTCGCGGATCAAGCGCGAGATCCAGATCGTCGGCAGGCTTTTTTTCGTCGGCACGGTTTTCCGGCGATAGGCGCGCCAGGCTGCCATGGCGTTGCGCTGCATCTCCCCGTGCGAGACCGGGCTGCCTTCGATCACGGCCGGCACAAGCCCTTGCGACGCAATCAGCCCCACCAGGGTGCGCGCGGTGAAGGAACCGCGGCTGAAACCAAAAATGTAGATCTCGTCGCCCGGCTGCCAGTTCCAGCACAGGAATCGATAGAGCTTGCGGACGTTGGACGGCACGCCGATTCCGGTGGCGCCGTCGAGCGCGGCGAACGGCCGCCAGCCCGCGGTGCCGACGCCTTTGATGTAGTAGGCGACCTGATCGGGTTTGGTGCGGTCGAGCGCCTCGTAGAGCCGCCACACGTTGGATTCCTGGGTGGTGAAGGCGTTGCCCGTGCCGTCCGCGAACAGCACGTATTTTCGCGGCGGCCGGGATGATCCGCCGTTGCTTGCATCGCGCGTTTGGTCGCCCCGGGCGGCAGCCGCTTCCTTGTTGGTCATTGCCATCGGTCCCCCAACTGATCTTCAGGCGGTGCCGGACGCCGAGTCTGCGGCGGCATTATCCTTCCGCGTTGCTCGTCGTGCGACATTTCGGACGGTTGGCGACGAGCCCGATTGGGTGCAGTCTGTGCATAAACCCGCTTAGGTAGCAAGCGGAGCGGCGCGCCGCGCAAGGCACGCGCGACGTTCGCGACGTCGTCGGCCAGCGCCTGCCACGTTTCATATCGTGCGCAAGCCAGGGCGGTCGGGTTCAGCCGAGGGATTACGACCTACTCTACTTGTTGTTGCATTTCAGCAGAGCGAGTGTATTCTTGTCATCGCATCTTTTGATTGTTGATAGTCATGTATTGCGTTGGATCTGCAATTCGCGCGGTTCGCCGCGCCCCGATGCCATTTGAAGTTCATTTCTTTTCGCGCCTTCGCAAGACACAAGGCGGCGGAACGGCCGGCGACCCGTGCCCGCCGGCTGCGGCCGCCTGGCCGGGCGGCAGTGGCATGTGTCGACGACTTTTAATGTCTCAACAACTTTCAATGTCGCAACGACTTTCATCCAGCGACGGCCACCCGCCGTCGGACAAACCCGACCGCGAATGAGCGGCAAGCAAGGGACGAAGCCGCGGCGGTCGGCGAAACGGACAAGACGCACAGGCGAAGGGGCAGGGGAGCGAGCAATGGCAGGTCAGATCGGAAGGTCCACGGATCCCTCCACGGCGGAAAACCGTGATGACGTTGGCGGCACCGAGGTCGCGTCGTTTCGCTACTTCAATCCCGGCGCCCAATATCCGAGCGCGCGCGCGGCGCGGTTCGGCCAGACCGGCTATGGCATCATCGGCGGCGGCCACAAGATTGCGCGCTTTCCCTCGCCGGTGAACGGCGCCGCTTCGAACTTCGATCTGCTGTCGCGCAGCTATGTAGGCATGCGGATCGGCGAGGCCGGAACGAAATGGACCGGGGCGCATGGTTTCGGCGTGCCCGGCTACGACCCGAACGCCGTGCTGACCAGGGAGATGGTCGACGAGTCGGTGCCGGCCATCGCGCTGTTGAAGGCCATTGCCGGCCGCGAATCCGGCAAGGGCAACAACCTGACAGAGGAGGAATGGCGCCAGGCGCACAAGATGTACAAGGCGGGCAGTGCCGATGCCTATCTGAGCAGCCTGCCCGTTCAACTCGTCGTCCACCCGCCCGCCGGTGGCGCCCCGTCGGGCGCCGGTTTGCTGCAGCGCGCGCGCATGCACATCGGCGAGCCATACATCAACACGCAGGTGCCGAAGGACGATCCGCATTGGCATGGTCCCTGGGACTGCGCCGAGTTCGTGTCCTGGCTGGTCTTTCAGGAGGCAGGCATACTCTATGGATGCGTTGACGACACCGCGCCGCCGGCCAAGGCCGATGCCTATACGGGTGCCTGGAAGGCGGACCTCGAGCGGCTCGGCAAGCGCGTCTCGGTGGAGGAGGCGGCGGCGACCGTCGGCGGCATCGTCCTTCGCTATCCGCCAGGCCCGGGCAAGATGGGCCACATCGCGGTTTGCGACGGCAACGGAGGCACCGTCGAGGCAAAGGGGCGCCGTTACGGCGTCGTCGCCGACAGCGTGCATGGCCGCGGATGGCATACCGGCATCCTGATCCCGGATATCGCCTATGGCGCGTCGTCGCCGATCAAGGTCAATCCGCCTGCGGTCATCTACGAAGTCGATGCGCCGAACATGGACAAGGTTATCGTGACGCGGATCCAGGAGGCGCTGGCAGCGAAGGGCTTCGACCCTGGCCTGATCGACGGCGACTTCGGGCTCAACACCCAGGCGGCGGTGCTGCGCTTCCAGGAAGCCGAAGGCATGGTGGTCGACGGCGCGGTGGGGCCGGAGACCGCGGCGGCGCTCGGCGTGTCGCTCGGCGTCGGGGCCGCCGGGCCGGTCGGCCCCGTTGTGTCGGACCAGGGCCAGATCCTTGGTTCGCTTCCGCCCGACACACAGCAGCTGCTCACTCTCATCCTCATGTTGCTATCCAAGGAGAAACCGATGGCCGCCGATCCTGCCAAGCCGGGCCAAGGCCTCGAACTGCTATTGCCGCTGTTGCTGCAGTCGGCGCTCAGCGGCAAGCAGCTCGATATCACGCAACTCCTGGCCGTGTTCGCGACCGGCAAGCCGCTGGTCACGCCGCCGCTCGGCACGCAGCCGGTCAACACCGTGCCGGCGCCGGTCGTGGCGCAATCTCCGGCTTCGCAGGCGCCGGCCGATCTCATCATCACGCTGCTGATGCCGCTGCTGTATCAGAAGCTGACCGGCAAGCCGTATCCGGGCACCGAGCCGAAGCCGGAGGCGCCCGCGGAAGCGAACGTGCCGGCGTTGTCGCGGCCGAGCGTGCAGCTCTCGGCCGGCGCGCTCGGCATTGTCACGCTGCTGCAGGCGTTCGGCTTCCTCAACTTGCCGTTCAATCTGGGGGCTTTGGGTTCGAGCGGGGCTGCGGCCGCGGGCGCGGCTGCAGCCGCAACGCCGGCGTCGGGTTCAACGCTTGCGACGCTGATCCCGCTGATCACCGGCGTGATCGGCGCCACCAGCGGCTGGGGCGCGCTGGGTGGCATCGGATCCAAGCTGCTGGGCAGCCTCTTCAACTCGTTTGCGAAGAAGAACTGAGTTGTCGGGGACCAGCCCCGGCACTGCGACCGCGTCGCGGCATTCCTCGCCAGCGAGTTGCGCACCAATGAAATGACGTTCTGGGTTGGTGCCCTGGCCGGAATCGAAATAAGCCAGAAAGCACTCAATTCTTGCTGCTTTTCGGAGGTGGTCGATTCCGGTCTACTCACAGACATACTCACACTCCCGACGTTTGGTCGCGTCGCAGAATGTGGCGCTATGTCGGGTGGTGAGAAGGGCAGCGTGAATGGGGCATCGTAATTGAGTGTGTAAGGCTCTCCGCTCGGCCGCCGCCTGTATAAGACTATGCTGCGATGTAGTCGGCGGAGAAAGGCGATACCACATTAGTAAGTCGCTCTCCGGGCCGAACTGAAGGCCAATGTTTGGCAAAAACTCCCGCGGAGATTGTCTGGCAAGCCGCCTGACGTCTCGCGCTCGCGCAATTGGATCGGGGACTCCGGCCCTTAGGTGAGCCAAGGCGAATTCTCCGGCCGTTCTTCACGAAAAGGCCAGACATCCCTCAGGCGGCCGCCAAGCAAACAAGACGCGGGCAGACTACCTTTTGGCCATTCTTAATTCGAGACAAGGTACGAGAGAGACGGGCCCATGAGCAACACAGCACTGAACATCACGCCAACGACGGAAGACAGTCAATTCGTTCGGTTTTGGAACGAGGTCCTGGCGTCGAAATTCATCCGATTCAAACACATACTGGTCGGGGGTCTGTCACGTCACAGCGAGGCGGTGTTTCCCACGCTACCGGTACGTCCGGGCGACCACGTCCTGGACGTGGGTTGCGGATTTGGCGACACCGCGATCCGGCTGGCCGAGCTGGTGGGACCGAGCGGCCGGGTTGTCGGGGTGGACTGCTGTGACGCCTTTCTGGACCACGCCCGGGCGGAAGTCAGGACCAGAGGCCTCACCAATGTTTGTTTCGTGAGGGCAGACGCAGAAACTGCACTTCCGACAAATCAATTCGATTTCGTCTTCGCCCGCTTCGGCACAATGTTTTTCGCCAATCCGGTTGCCGGTATGCGCAATATGCGCAAAGCCCTGCGGCCGGGCGGACGGATGGTGCATATCGTCTGGCGCGATCGGGCTGACAATCCCTGGCTGTCGATGGCAAAGGATGTCGTTCTTCGGTACCTGCCATCACCAGGCACAGACGCCCTGACCTGTGGTCCGGGTCCCTTCTCGATGGCGAACGAGGCGGTGGTCAGGGCGATGATGACCTCCGCCGGCTATGATCGGATCGAATTCCGCAGGGTCGATGCTCCCGTCATGGTTGGAAAGGATGTCGACGACGCCATCGCCTTCCAGTTGGCAATCGGTCCAGCCGGCGAGGTCTTCAGAGAAGCTGGCGCCCTGGCGGAATCAAAGCGGACCGATATCGAGTCCGCGCTGGCCGCGGCAATCAACGGTCAGAAAACGGCTGCAGACGGAGTGGTCATGGACAGCTCCTCCTGGGTCATCAGCGCAATCAATCCTCAATAGCAAGGGAGACATTCATGATCGAGCAGCATATATTGCCACCTGTAGTGTTGGACAAGCCTGGGCGTGGCCGCGTCTACGGAAGCATTCTGGAAACGATCGGCAACACCCCGATGGTCCGTATCGGGAGGCTCGCGCGGGAGGCAGGATGCCAGGCCGAAGTGCTGGCCAAGCTCGAGTTCTTCAATCCGCTCGCCAGCGTCAAGGACCGCATCGCCGTATCGATGCTGGAGGCCATGGAAGCTGACGGTACCATCGGCCCGGGAAGCGTGATCGTGGAGCCAACGTCGGGTAACACGGGCATCGGGCTCGCTTTCGCCTGCGCCGCCAAGGGCTACAGGTGCATCCTGACCATGCCTGACAGTTTCTCGATCGAGCGCCGCAAGTTGATGCGATTCCTCGGCGCGGAACTCGTGCTCACTCCCCGTCAGAAGGGCATCGGCGGCGCCATCGAGAAGGCCAAGGAGATCATCGCCGCAACCGAAAAAGCTGTCATGCCCTGGCAGTTCGGTCATCCGGCGAATCCAGAGATACACCGCAGAACCACGGCCGAGGAGATTTGGCGCGACACTAACGGCGTCGTCGATGCCATTGTTCTTGGCGTCGGCACGGGCGGCACGCTCACGGGCGTCGGAGAGGTGCTGAAAGCTCGCAATCCCGGCATACGCATCATCGCAGTCGAACCGGAAAATAGCCCGGTGCTGTCCGGTGGAACGCATTCGCCACACCTGATCCAGGGCATCGGAGCGGGGTTCGTGCCGGACGTTCTCGATATCAGCCTCATCGATGAAGTTCTCCTCGTGAGCAACGACGAAGCAATACAAACGTCCCGCAGGCTGGCCGCGCTTGAGGGCATACCTGCTGGCATATCATCAGGAGCCGCGCTAGCCTGCGCCATGCGCGTCGCAAAACGCGACGAGATGAAGGGGCGCACGGTTGTCACCCTCCTGCCGAGCTTTGCCGAGCGATACTTGTCAACCGCTTTGTTCGATGGATACGCTGAAGATTGAGTTGGATAGTAAGACCGCCAGTCACAGGGTCACAGGTGCACCACAGTCGCGCAGTAATCCAGCTAGCTTAGTTGGAGAGCGGTAATCGAGGCGGAGGAAGCAGGTTCGGCGTAGCTAGGGATGCGAGCGAAACCATGGAACGCAAACTGACGACCATTATTGCGATGGATGTTGTCGGCTACAGCCGTCTAATGGAAATCGACGAGCAGGGTACGTTTGGTCTCCTCAAGGATGCGCGCTCGAACATCATCGACCCTGCCATTGCCCGCCACTCCGGGCGCACGGTCAAACTGATGGGAGACGGCGCGCTTGCCGAGTTCCCGAGCGTAGTCGGGGCCCTTCAGTGTGCGGTGGAGATCCAACGGCAATTCGCGTCACGCCGCCGCATGGCGGACGGGATGCATGGATTGCAATTTCGGATCGGTCTTCACCTCGGTGACGTAATCGTAGAGGGAGACGACATCTACGGCGATGGTGTCAATGTAGCGTCCCGTCTTGAAAGCATTTCACAGCCGGGCGGCATCGTGCTGTCGAAGCAGGTCCATGACCATATCGGTGCCAATGTTCCGGTGCGGTTCATATCCCTTGGCGAGCAGACGGTGAAGAATATCAGCCGGCCTATCCAGGCATATCGCGTCGACTTTGGGGCGGACGCCGTCCCTGCGCATGTGATTCGCTTCCGCAACTTCGAACTCGACACCGCCCACTTCGAGCTTCGGGAAGCGGGTGAACGGATTGCGGTTGAACCCCAGGTATTCGACCTCCTCGTCTTTCTCGCGCGTAACGCAAATCGAACGGTCACAAGAGAAGAGATTTTCGCTGCAATCTGGGGCGAAAGGATCGTTTCTGATTCGGCACTCAGTAGCCAGATCAAAGCGGCGCGCCGCGCTGTCGGCGACGATGGCGTTTCGCAACACACGATAGCGACCCTTCATGGTCGTGGTTTCCGGTTTGTCGCGGCGATTGAGAATGTCGGTTCTGATGCGGTCGATGAAAGCGCCGACGGGAGAGTGGAGAGTGAAATGTCGCCGGTGGCGCACAAGCCATCGGTTGCAGTATTGCCATTCGCAAACTTGAACCAAGACCCTTCCGAGGATTACTTCGGCGATGGAATCACCGAAGACATAACCACGGCCCTGGCCAAGAACCGGTGGTTGACCGTTATCGCTCGCAATCCAGCGTTTGCTTTTCGTGGATCGAAGGACAGCATCCGGGTCATCGGTGAAAAACTCAATGCTACGTATTTGGTGACGGGAAGTATACGCAAGGCCGGATCTCGGTTCCGCATCACCGTCCAGGTTGTCGATGCCGAAACGGAGCAGAGCGTCTGGTCGGAAAGATTTGACCGCGACATGGTCGACATTTTCGAGCTTCAGGACGAGATTTCCGAGATTGTAGCGTGCCGCATCGAAGCAGAGCTGGGTCTGAGCGAGCAGAAAAAGGCCGAGAGACGGCCTCGCAAGAATCGTGGTGCATGGGACTTTTATCAGCTTGGCATTGCGGAATTCTACAAGTTCACGCGGGAGGGAAATCTGCAGTGCCAGGAGTTGCTTCGCAAGGCCATCGAGCTGGATCCTGGTTATGGCGGCGCCCATTCGAGACTGGCCTACGCAATCGTTCTCAGCATGGTATATTTCGACGTCACGCCGGACGATGCGCGGATGGACGATGCCTTGAATGCGGCGCAACGGGCCATCGAGCTGGATGATCAGGATGCGAACGGTTTCTTTACTTTGGGCCGCGTTCACTTGGCACGGCGCGAGTATGGTCAGGCGATCGACGCGCTTCAGCACGCACTGGAACTCAATCCGTCTTTGGCCGTTACATATTGTGGACTTGGGGATTCCTACGCCTACGAAGGGCGGCTTGACGAGGCGATCGAGCAGTTTGAGATTGCAATAAGGCTCAGCCCTCACGATCCATTTCGCTGGGCGTTCTACTCTTATCGCTCGCTCGCCCATCTGTTTCGCGGAGAGTTCACGGAAGCCGCTTCTTGGGCACGTAAATCGGTCCAGATACCGAATGCGCAATACTGGGCCCGGGCACACCTTGTGGCGGCCCTGGGCCACCTCGGCGATGAAGACCAAGCGCGGATTGCAGTGGCCGATCTCATGAGGATCAAGCCGGAATTCTCACTCGCATTCGCCCGAGAACACCTATTCTACCTCAAGCGTTCGGAGCAGATCGAGGCCTATGTGGACGGCCTCAGAAGGGCGGGCCTGTCGTGACACGTCGACGTTTTCTGCACCCGATCGCGGGCGCCGCCGTGTTCCCGGCCGTATCACGCTCTAGGTTTTCAGAGAGCATCTAGCTAAAAATGTGTAAGGAATAAAATCCTATGGTGCCCCTGGCCGGAATCGAACCAGCACTCCTTGCGGAACTCGATTTTGAGTCGAGCGCGTCTACCAATTCCGCCACAGGGGCATTTCGCGACGCCGGCCGAAGGGCCGGGGTCGTGAAGCGGGCGGAATATAGCGGCCGGTGAGGGCGGGTCAACCCGCGGGTTTGGAAGCTGCTTCCAATCCCTCGTTACCCGAAACGGCGCCAAAGGCCCCCAGCCGCCCAAAGACACTCCAGTGTGATCGTGGCTCGCCTCGACAGCGCCGTGGCTGCAGGATACGACGCGGTGGACAGGAGACGATCGTGACGCTGAACGCCACCGCAAGCCAGTCGCATGTGCCCATGCAAGCCCACCCCGCGTTTACGGCGGCGCTGGCGATTGCCGTCATTGCCGCGGCGACGCTGGCGGGGGCGTGGTTCTTCGAGCTGGTGCTGGATATCCGTCCCTGTCCGCTCTGCCTCGAGCAGCGCTACGCCTATTATCTGGCGTTTCCGCTCGGCATGCTGGTGGCGCTCGCCGCCATGAAGGATGCGCCGCGCGCGCTGCTGCTGGCCGGGCTCGCCATTCTCTTGACTGCCGCGCTCGGCAATGCCTGGCTCGGCGCCTATCACGCCGGCGTCGAATGGCAATTCTGGCAGGGGCCGACCGAGTGCTCGGGGCCGGTGGTCAATCTCGGCAGCGCCGGCAGCCTGCTGGAGCGGCTCGACACCGTGAAGGTGGTCCGCTGCGACGAGGTGCAGTGGCGCTTTCTCGGCCTGTCGCTGGCCGGCTACAACGTGCTGATCTCGCTCTTGATGGCCGCGATCGCAGGCTGGGGAATTGTCCGGCTGCAGCGCCGCTGACGTCGGCTCCGCGTGCCCACCACCTTGGTTTGCCGAGAAATGGTGGGCACGGCGCAAGCGCGCCTTTGCCCACCCCACGTTCTGCACACACTAATCGTCGACGTCTTCCTGCGGCCGGCCAAACAGATGGACGATGCCCGGCGTGGTGATCGAGACGAACACGAAGCGCGACAGATGGTGTGCGCCGACGAAGATCGGGTCGATGTGCAGGGTCAGCGCCAGCGCCAGCATGGCGTCCATCGCGCCCGGCGCGAACGCCACGATGATGTCGGCCACCCGCACATTGGTGGTCAGCGCGATCACCGCGACGAAGACGGCCGAGATGACGATGGCGATAGTGAACGATCCCAGCGCCGCATGGACATGGCTGAGCAGGGTCCTGGTCTTCATCCGCGCAAAGCGGGTGCCGATCACCGCGCCGATCCCGACCAGCGCCACGTTGCGCATCCACGGCGGCAGGCCGCCTTCGATGATGCCGCTGCCATGCAGCACGCTGGAGCCGATCATCGCGCCGAACATCCAGCTCGCCGGAAATTTCAACAGCCGCAGCAGCAGCGCCACCGCGACCGAGGCCGCGATCAGCCCGGCCAGTTCGAGCGGGGAGGCGATCGCGCCCGCCGCAGCCGGCGGCGCGGAGGAGGCGACCCCCATCACCGCCAGCAGCAGGGGAAGTGCGGCAGTGAGGATGATCACGCGCATGGTCTGCACCACGGCGATCGCCGGCACGTCGGCGCCCTTCTCGACCGCGAGCATGGTGATCTGCGACAGCGCGCCGGGGCTGCCGGCCAGCAGCGCCGAGGTGCGGTCCCAGCCGTGCACGCGCTGCAGATAGAGGCTGGAGCCGAAGGTCGCGCAGAACGTCGCCAGCGCCAGCAGCGCGATGGTCAGCGGATAGGTGCCCATGTTGTGCAGCATCTGCTGCGACACCAGCGAGCCGAGCGTGATCCCGAGCAGCAGCAGCACCGTCTGGGTCAGGATCGGCGGCATGGCGAGCGGCCGGCCCGCGATCGCGGCGATACCCGCCGCGATCATCGCGCCGGAGATCAGTCCGCCCGGCAGGTTGAGGAAAAGAAACAGCGCGCCGCCGGCGGCGCCGATCGCGAGCGTCTCGAGCACGTTGAGGATTCTGGCGCGGCTGGGAAACGCAGCCGCCATCGATGCGGGGATCAGGCTCACGTCGCCTTATGGCAAATCCGCGCGGCGGGGACAAATGCGCTCATGCGACTGCAGCAATGCGCTTTCCTTCCTCCGGCGCGGCCAACCCCTGCAAACTTTCTGCACGCGCGTTGCTCGCAAAATGTTGACCGAACCGTCAACCCGCGCGTTGCCGCACGCCCCGGTTGCGCTAGGATGGGGACCTCAAGGATTGCCATGCCCAGGGAGACAAGAATGAGCTTTCAAGTCAAATTATTCTCGGCCGTTGCGGTAACGGCGTTGACGGCGTTCGCGGCGACTTCGTCGGCGCAAGCCCTGACCGCGCAGGAATGCAGCGCGAAGTACCAGGCCGCCAAGACCGCCGGCACGCTCGACGGCCAGAAGTGGAACGACTTCCGCAAGGCGCAGTGCGGTGCGGACGCCACCGCCGCGCCGGCCGCCGCATCCGCTGCGCCCGCCGCGCCGAAGGAGGCGGCCGCCAAGCCGAAGAAGGACGCCGCGGCTGCCGCAACGCCGGCGGCGCCGGCCGGCCCCGCGGTGTTCCCATCCGCCGTCGATCCGAAATATGCCAAGGAAACCGCCGGCAAGGCGCGGATGCACACCTGCGTCGACCAGTACAACGCCAACAAGGCCGCCAACGCCAATGGCGGCCTGAAATGGATCCAGAAGGGCGGCGGCTATTACAGCGAGTGCACCAAGAAGCTGAAGGGCTCGGCGTAGGCGCCTTTTGCCCGGCAGCGCGGCCGGTTCAACCGGCCGCGTTGCAGTTTCCATGCTGCCAGCGTAGGAGTTTGGAGAAATTTCTTCCAGGAATCACGCCGTGCGAGCGAGGTTGCGAGCGTAATGATCTCGGCGATGCAGGGCGTGCTGGGGCTGGCGTCGGGAGCGCTGGTCGGATTTTCGCTCGGACTGGTCGGCGGCGGCGGATCGATCCTCGCGGTGCCGCTAATGGTCTATGTGGTCGGCGTGCCCAATCCCCATGTGGCGATCGGCACCAGCGCCATCGCGGTGGCCGCCAATGCCGCGGTCAATCTGTCGAACCATGCGCGCGGCGGCACCGTCCTGTGGCCGTGCGCGCTGACCTTTGCGGCGGCGGGGATCGTCGGCGCGCTCGCCGGCTCGATCCTCGGCAAGATGATGGACGGCCAGAAGCTGCTGGCGCTGTTCGCGCTGTTGATGCTGGTGATCGCCGCGTTGATGCTGAAGACGCGGGCGCGGGTCGGCCTGCCCGGCGTGCAGATGAGCTGGACCAACACGCCGGCCATTGTCGGCCTCGGTCTGGCGACCGGGACGCTGTCCGGCTTCTTCGGCATCGGCGGCGGGTTCCTGATCGTGCCGGCGCTGATGCTGGCGACGGGCATGCCGATCATGAACGCGATCTCCTCGTCGCTGGTCGCCGTGACCGCGTTCGGCCTGACCACGGCGGCCAGCTACGCCTGGTCCGGATTGATCTCGTGGGGGCTCGCCGGGCTGTTCATCGCCGGCGGCATCGCCGGCGGATTGATCGGAACCCGTTTGGCGCAGCTGCTGGCAGCGCGGCGCGGCGCACTTAATCTGGTGTTTGCCGCTGTCATTATTGCAGTGGCGCTCTATATGTTGGCGCGCAGCACGTATTTTTCCTGAGCGCAGAAGATGCCGGGCGCCGGCCGGAGACCACAATGACAAAATCGATCGAGCCGGACCGGTTGTTTCGGCCGCT
The sequence above is drawn from the Bradyrhizobium sediminis genome and encodes:
- a CDS encoding C40 family peptidase encodes the protein MAGQIGRSTDPSTAENRDDVGGTEVASFRYFNPGAQYPSARAARFGQTGYGIIGGGHKIARFPSPVNGAASNFDLLSRSYVGMRIGEAGTKWTGAHGFGVPGYDPNAVLTREMVDESVPAIALLKAIAGRESGKGNNLTEEEWRQAHKMYKAGSADAYLSSLPVQLVVHPPAGGAPSGAGLLQRARMHIGEPYINTQVPKDDPHWHGPWDCAEFVSWLVFQEAGILYGCVDDTAPPAKADAYTGAWKADLERLGKRVSVEEAAATVGGIVLRYPPGPGKMGHIAVCDGNGGTVEAKGRRYGVVADSVHGRGWHTGILIPDIAYGASSPIKVNPPAVIYEVDAPNMDKVIVTRIQEALAAKGFDPGLIDGDFGLNTQAAVLRFQEAEGMVVDGAVGPETAAALGVSLGVGAAGPVGPVVSDQGQILGSLPPDTQQLLTLILMLLSKEKPMAADPAKPGQGLELLLPLLLQSALSGKQLDITQLLAVFATGKPLVTPPLGTQPVNTVPAPVVAQSPASQAPADLIITLLMPLLYQKLTGKPYPGTEPKPEAPAEANVPALSRPSVQLSAGALGIVTLLQAFGFLNLPFNLGALGSSGAAAAGAAAAATPASGSTLATLIPLITGVIGATSGWGALGGIGSKLLGSLFNSFAKKN
- a CDS encoding class I SAM-dependent methyltransferase produces the protein MSNTALNITPTTEDSQFVRFWNEVLASKFIRFKHILVGGLSRHSEAVFPTLPVRPGDHVLDVGCGFGDTAIRLAELVGPSGRVVGVDCCDAFLDHARAEVRTRGLTNVCFVRADAETALPTNQFDFVFARFGTMFFANPVAGMRNMRKALRPGGRMVHIVWRDRADNPWLSMAKDVVLRYLPSPGTDALTCGPGPFSMANEAVVRAMMTSAGYDRIEFRRVDAPVMVGKDVDDAIAFQLAIGPAGEVFREAGALAESKRTDIESALAAAINGQKTAADGVVMDSSSWVISAINPQ
- the cysK gene encoding cysteine synthase A, with translation MIEQHILPPVVLDKPGRGRVYGSILETIGNTPMVRIGRLAREAGCQAEVLAKLEFFNPLASVKDRIAVSMLEAMEADGTIGPGSVIVEPTSGNTGIGLAFACAAKGYRCILTMPDSFSIERRKLMRFLGAELVLTPRQKGIGGAIEKAKEIIAATEKAVMPWQFGHPANPEIHRRTTAEEIWRDTNGVVDAIVLGVGTGGTLTGVGEVLKARNPGIRIIAVEPENSPVLSGGTHSPHLIQGIGAGFVPDVLDISLIDEVLLVSNDEAIQTSRRLAALEGIPAGISSGAALACAMRVAKRDEMKGRTVVTLLPSFAERYLSTALFDGYAED
- a CDS encoding tetratricopeptide repeat protein; its protein translation is MERKLTTIIAMDVVGYSRLMEIDEQGTFGLLKDARSNIIDPAIARHSGRTVKLMGDGALAEFPSVVGALQCAVEIQRQFASRRRMADGMHGLQFRIGLHLGDVIVEGDDIYGDGVNVASRLESISQPGGIVLSKQVHDHIGANVPVRFISLGEQTVKNISRPIQAYRVDFGADAVPAHVIRFRNFELDTAHFELREAGERIAVEPQVFDLLVFLARNANRTVTREEIFAAIWGERIVSDSALSSQIKAARRAVGDDGVSQHTIATLHGRGFRFVAAIENVGSDAVDESADGRVESEMSPVAHKPSVAVLPFANLNQDPSEDYFGDGITEDITTALAKNRWLTVIARNPAFAFRGSKDSIRVIGEKLNATYLVTGSIRKAGSRFRITVQVVDAETEQSVWSERFDRDMVDIFELQDEISEIVACRIEAELGLSEQKKAERRPRKNRGAWDFYQLGIAEFYKFTREGNLQCQELLRKAIELDPGYGGAHSRLAYAIVLSMVYFDVTPDDARMDDALNAAQRAIELDDQDANGFFTLGRVHLARREYGQAIDALQHALELNPSLAVTYCGLGDSYAYEGRLDEAIEQFEIAIRLSPHDPFRWAFYSYRSLAHLFRGEFTEAASWARKSVQIPNAQYWARAHLVAALGHLGDEDQARIAVADLMRIKPEFSLAFAREHLFYLKRSEQIEAYVDGLRRAGLS
- a CDS encoding disulfide bond formation protein B encodes the protein MQAHPAFTAALAIAVIAAATLAGAWFFELVLDIRPCPLCLEQRYAYYLAFPLGMLVALAAMKDAPRALLLAGLAILLTAALGNAWLGAYHAGVEWQFWQGPTECSGPVVNLGSAGSLLERLDTVKVVRCDEVQWRFLGLSLAGYNVLISLLMAAIAGWGIVRLQRR
- a CDS encoding AbrB family transcriptional regulator; the encoded protein is MSLIPASMAAAFPSRARILNVLETLAIGAAGGALFLFLNLPGGLISGAMIAAGIAAIAGRPLAMPPILTQTVLLLLGITLGSLVSQQMLHNMGTYPLTIALLALATFCATFGSSLYLQRVHGWDRTSALLAGSPGALSQITMLAVEKGADVPAIAVVQTMRVIILTAALPLLLAVMGVASSAPPAAAGAIASPLELAGLIAASVAVALLLRLLKFPASWMFGAMIGSSVLHGSGIIEGGLPPWMRNVALVGIGAVIGTRFARMKTRTLLSHVHAALGSFTIAIVISAVFVAVIALTTNVRVADIIVAFAPGAMDAMLALALTLHIDPIFVGAHHLSRFVFVSITTPGIVHLFGRPQEDVDD
- a CDS encoding sulfite exporter TauE/SafE family protein; protein product: MISAMQGVLGLASGALVGFSLGLVGGGGSILAVPLMVYVVGVPNPHVAIGTSAIAVAANAAVNLSNHARGGTVLWPCALTFAAAGIVGALAGSILGKMMDGQKLLALFALLMLVIAALMLKTRARVGLPGVQMSWTNTPAIVGLGLATGTLSGFFGIGGGFLIVPALMLATGMPIMNAISSSLVAVTAFGLTTAASYAWSGLISWGLAGLFIAGGIAGGLIGTRLAQLLAARRGALNLVFAAVIIAVALYMLARSTYFS